From Salvia splendens isolate huo1 chromosome 16, SspV2, whole genome shotgun sequence, a single genomic window includes:
- the LOC121769716 gene encoding protein ESMERALDA 1-like — MQAYNRLPSSGQSSPQSPPSSPLSRSPRYRPRSSKSGRSTPKTLTQRFVWFLLSFLLKRQGIFLFAPLLYIAGILFYMGTVSFDIVPVITHRPPPGSVYRSPQLYDKLRPEMDSDNSSADAISTIWKHSYKVGEWRPCINKSSEGLPESNGYIFVEANGGLNQQRSSICNAVAVAGYLNATLVIPNFHYHSIWRDPSKFGDIYDEEFFNKTLENDVRIVGTIPGNIMERFDHNMSNVYNFRIKAWSPIKYYTYTVLPKLLEEKIIRISPFANRLSFDAPPAVQRLRCLANYQALRFSDPISSLGQTLVARMKKLSVNNSGKYISVHLRFEEDMVAFSCCVYDGGEKEKLDMDAARERGWKGKFTKRGKVILPGAIRLNGKCPLTPLEVGLMLRGMGFDKSTSIYLASGQIYDSKRYMAPLLEMFPLLQTKEMLASAEELAPFQNYSSRMAAIDYTVCLHSEVFVTTQGGNFPQFLLGHRRYLYGGHSRTIRPDKRKLALLFDNLNNGWTSFKRQMLNIRSHSDSKGIELKRPNDSIYSVPCPDCMCKVNKTEDSRSSSTA; from the exons ATGCAAGCCTACAATCGGCTCCCGAGCAGCGGACAAAGCAGCCCCCAATCGCCGCCCTCCTCGCCGCTCAGCCGCTCCCCGCGCTACCGCCCCCGCAGCTCCAAATCGGGCCGCTCCACGCCCAAGACGCTCACTCAACGCTTCGTCTGGTTCCTGCTCTCCTTCCTCCTCAAGCGCCAGGGGATTTTCCTCTTCGCGCCTCTCCTCTACATCGCCGGTATTCTCTTCTACATGGGGACGGTTTCCTTCGACATCGTTCCGGTCATTACGCACAGGCCTCCCCCCGGCTCCGTCTACCGCAGCCCCCAGCTCTATGACAAGCTCCGTCCCGAAATGGACTCCGATAATTCCTCTGCCGATGCG ATATCAACTATATGGAAACATTCTTATAAAGTCGGTGAATGGAGACCATGTATCAACAAGTCTTCTGAAG GCTTACCAGAGTCAAATGGATATATATTTGTCGAGGCCAATGGTGGTCTAAATCAACAGAGATCATCG ATATGCAATGCTGTTGCTGTGGCTGGCTACCTTAATGCAACTCTTGTGATTCCAAACTTTCATTATCACAGTATCTGGAGGGATCCGAG CAAATTTGGTGACATATATGATGAAGAATTCTTCAATAAAACCCTTGAAAATGATGTTCGGATAGTTGGAACGATTCCGGGGAACATAATGGAGCGATTTGACCATAACATGAGCAATGTGTACAACTTCAGGATAAAAGCCTGGTCGCCTATCAAATACTATACATATACAGTTCTTCCAAAGCTACTTGAAGAAAA GATTATAAGGATTTCTCCTTTTGCAAATCGATTGTCATTTGATGCTCCACCAGCTGTACAAAGACTTAGATGCTTGGCAAATTATCAAGCTCTAAGGTTTTCAGACCCAATATCAAGTTTGGGTCAAACTTTGGTTGCAAGAATGAAAAAGCTCAGtgtaaataatagtggcaaataTATCTCTGTGCATCTTCGCTTTGAGGAG GACATGGTTGCATTTTCTTGTTGTGTATATGATGgtggagaaaaagaaaaactagaCATGGATGCTGCTAGGGAAAGAGGTTGGAAGGGAAAATTTACTAAACGTGGCAAAGTCATTCTGCCTGGAGCGATCAGATTAAATGGGAAATGTCCATTAACACCTTTAGAG GTAGGTTTGATGCTCAGGGGAATGGGCTTCGACAAAAGTACATCAATCTATTTGGCATCAGGACAGATATATGACTCTAAGAGGTACATGGCTCCATTATTGGAAATGTTTCCATTACTACAAacaaaagagatgctggcatcTGCTGAGGAACTAGCTCCATTCCAG AATTACTCATCCCGAATGGCTGCCATTGATTACACTGTGTGTCTTCATAGTGAAGTCTTTGTAACAACTCAAGGTGGGAATTTCCCTCAGTTTCTTTTGGGGCATAGAAGATATTTGTATGGTGGCCACTCCAGGACAATTAGGCCTGACAAGCGGAAATTAGCATTATTATTTGATAATCTTAATAACGG GTGGACAAGCTTCAAGCGTCAAATGCTAAATATCCGAAGTCATAGCGACTCTAAGGGTATTGAGCTCAAGAGACCGAATGACTCGATATATTCAGTTCCTTGCCCAGATTGCATGTGCAAAGTGAACAAGACCGAGGATTCAAGATCATCATCTACAGCATAA
- the LOC121769717 gene encoding WUSCHEL-related homeobox 3-like — translation MPRPLTHFCSLHNPKLNPWSDEYAGKRETARWNPTPEQVQALEEMYRRGTRTPSAEQIQQIAAKLRRFGNIQGKNVFYWFQNHKARDRQKKRRQLGLLPPTKQSELSRKYLEIEHPKKVATVSNSITASKYYGGGEVEECKSERWAQLELQQQSATSNSSDTSRRVALDLSSSCIPPNNKIIHKSQENGYPLIAPNLCKLLTPKKNDDFGENPTLELFPVSGNSLNSTKEELDDVYASAKLVPTQFFEFLPTKNTHG, via the exons ATGCCTCGCCCTCTCACCCACTTCTGCTCCCTTCACAACCCTAAACTCAACCCATGGA GTGATGAGTATGCGGGAAAGAGAGAGACGGCGAGATGGAATCCGACGCCGGAGCAAGTGCAGGCTCTTGAAGAGATGTATCGGCGCGGAACACGAACGCCGTCTGCTGAACAAATCCAGCAGATTGCAGCCAAGCTGAGAAGATTTGGAAATATACAAGGCAAGAATGTGTTTTATTGGTTTCAAAACCACAAAGCAAGAGACAGACAGAAGAAACGTCGTCAGCTTGGACTCTTACCTCCCACAAAACAATCAG AATTAAGCAGGAAATACTTGGAAATAGAGCATCCTAAGAAAGTGGCTACAGTGTCAAATTCCATCACAGCTTCAAAG TACTATGGAGGAGGAGAGGTGGAAGAATGTAAGAGTGAGAGGTGGGCACAATTGGAATTGCAGCAACAGAGTGCAACATCAAATAGTTCAGACACCAGCCGCAGAGTAGCATTGGACTTGTCTTCTTCATGCATCCCTcccaataataaaattattcacaAGAGCCAAGAAAATGGCTACCCCTTGATTGCACCCAACCTCTGCAAACTGCTTACCCCGAAGAAGAATGATGATTTCGGAGAAAATCCAACTCTCGAGCTCTTTCCAGTGAGTGGAAACAGTTTGAATTCGACTAAGGAAGAGTTAGATGATGTTTATGCTTCAGCTAAATTAGTTCCTACACAGTTTTTCGAGTTTCTTCCCACAAAAAACACTCATGGTTAG